One part of the Bacteroidia bacterium genome encodes these proteins:
- a CDS encoding PSD1 and planctomycete cytochrome C domain-containing protein, whose translation MKISKTNRKYLTGAIALLLFCLLIGFWPSSTPNIDLPKTVDFNYHIRPLLSQNCFVCHGPDSSSREAGLRLDNLEGATALLESGNYAIVPGDADAGSIIERLRSENPEMRMPPPEAKKIMSEREIALLEKWIDQGAEWKPHWAFISPEMPDLARNIKEEAPSRQIDYLLDEELARRGLKKSEKASKNAIIRRASYILTGLPPSPDNVEAFLLDSSEQAFEKVVDQYLASPHFGERWARHWMDLVRYGEAMGHEFDIEISHAWEYRDYLIRAFNADVPFDLFVKEHLAGDMLKEARYHPTEGYNESIFGTGYFYLGEGKHSPVDTKQEEADKIDNMIDVTSKTFQALTVACARCHDHKFDPIPTTDYYAMYGMIESARLGPHPARSGKEKLRTFSKLKEVKQLIRAELAKDWGIALEEMSEESVFQLARFFEEGEKEEVRPVRDKTADGYQVIADFRKGSWDGWYSSGFAFGERPLMGEPVFDSKSGALKAMQNGYASSRAYGTGVHGILRSPNFILEHDSIAIRAAGKGGQIRLVVDNFQVIRNPLYGNLEITLDDEAFKTYYIDLDLVKGKKAYFQFTPGNYNVHGSNVYHQDRETYVEVEYASQFTGGEPEMEMPEMEAKENVKLADEKKILAKWIENDLSLQDFAQLNKIIDKTARSGPGPKLNQLLELRDSLQTALYDSTHFIGMAEGDAVFSSVFIRGSINQQSEEKVPRQFLSAVPARTKEFPQTGSGRLAWAEAVMDEGNPLTARVIVNRLWHHVFGRGIVESVDNFGLQGKLPSHPELLDYLAVKMKEEGWSIKRMLKHMLLTEAFQRSTVAVPESQQKDPTDVYLHHFPIRRLEGEAIRDGMLAVSDCMDSTLYGEPIPLHLTPFMTGRGKPRISGPLDGMGRRSVYTAIRRNFLSPMMLVFDAPIPFSTFGKRLTTNVPAQSLTLLNDPFVQDQAYNFALNLLTNGPEKIEDRIAFIYSRAFSRQASEEEIKNGIAFLQMQAKDHLCSLEDMKNDTRLWADYCHTIFNLKEFIHLL comes from the coding sequence ATGAAGATCAGCAAAACGAATCGGAAATATTTGACAGGAGCAATTGCCCTCCTGCTCTTCTGCCTGCTGATTGGTTTCTGGCCGAGCAGTACCCCAAATATAGACCTGCCGAAAACGGTAGATTTCAATTATCATATTCGTCCTTTGCTTTCGCAGAACTGTTTTGTGTGTCATGGGCCGGATTCGAGTTCCAGGGAGGCTGGACTTCGCCTGGACAATCTTGAAGGGGCGACTGCCTTACTGGAAAGTGGTAATTATGCCATTGTGCCGGGAGATGCGGATGCAGGTAGTATCATAGAGCGATTGCGATCTGAAAATCCTGAAATGCGCATGCCTCCTCCGGAAGCCAAGAAGATTATGAGTGAGCGGGAGATTGCTTTATTGGAAAAATGGATTGATCAGGGAGCGGAATGGAAGCCGCACTGGGCATTTATTTCCCCCGAAATGCCTGACCTTGCCCGAAACATAAAAGAGGAAGCCCCATCCAGGCAGATCGACTATCTACTTGACGAAGAACTGGCGAGAAGAGGCTTGAAAAAGAGCGAGAAGGCAAGTAAAAACGCTATCATCCGACGAGCTTCTTATATTCTCACAGGATTACCTCCTTCGCCAGATAATGTAGAGGCTTTTTTGTTAGATTCTTCAGAGCAGGCCTTCGAAAAAGTAGTCGATCAATATTTGGCTTCGCCTCATTTTGGAGAAAGATGGGCCAGACACTGGATGGATTTGGTACGCTATGGAGAAGCCATGGGGCATGAATTCGATATAGAAATCAGCCATGCATGGGAATATCGGGATTATCTGATAAGAGCTTTCAATGCGGATGTCCCATTTGACCTCTTCGTGAAAGAGCATTTGGCAGGAGATATGCTGAAAGAGGCAAGATATCATCCAACAGAAGGCTATAATGAATCTATTTTTGGAACCGGATACTTTTACCTGGGGGAAGGCAAACACAGTCCGGTAGATACCAAACAGGAAGAGGCGGACAAGATTGATAATATGATCGATGTTACCTCCAAAACCTTCCAGGCCCTGACAGTAGCCTGTGCTCGCTGTCATGACCATAAGTTTGATCCCATTCCCACTACCGACTACTACGCGATGTATGGCATGATCGAAAGTGCCAGGCTGGGACCGCACCCTGCAAGAAGTGGAAAAGAGAAGCTCAGAACTTTTTCCAAATTGAAGGAAGTTAAGCAATTGATTCGGGCAGAATTGGCGAAAGATTGGGGGATAGCTCTGGAAGAAATGTCTGAAGAATCTGTCTTTCAATTGGCGAGATTTTTTGAAGAAGGAGAAAAAGAAGAAGTACGCCCTGTAAGGGATAAAACGGCTGATGGCTATCAGGTGATTGCTGACTTTCGAAAGGGAAGTTGGGACGGTTGGTATAGTTCAGGTTTTGCTTTCGGGGAAAGGCCCCTGATGGGAGAGCCCGTTTTTGATTCGAAAAGTGGAGCTTTGAAAGCTATGCAAAATGGATATGCTTCCAGCCGAGCTTATGGAACAGGTGTACATGGGATTCTTCGGTCCCCCAATTTTATACTCGAACACGACAGCATAGCTATAAGAGCAGCAGGAAAAGGAGGACAGATTCGATTAGTTGTAGATAATTTCCAGGTCATCCGGAATCCCTTGTATGGAAATTTGGAAATCACCCTGGATGATGAAGCATTCAAAACATATTACATAGACCTGGATTTGGTGAAAGGGAAAAAAGCCTATTTCCAGTTTACTCCCGGAAACTATAATGTGCATGGAAGTAATGTCTATCATCAGGATAGGGAGACATATGTCGAAGTAGAATATGCCAGCCAGTTTACCGGAGGAGAACCAGAGATGGAGATGCCGGAGATGGAGGCCAAAGAGAATGTTAAACTCGCTGATGAAAAGAAAATCCTTGCCAAATGGATAGAAAATGACCTGAGCCTACAGGACTTTGCGCAACTAAACAAGATCATTGACAAAACAGCCCGGAGTGGACCTGGCCCTAAACTCAATCAGCTGCTTGAGCTTAGAGATAGTTTACAAACTGCCTTATATGATTCCACGCATTTCATCGGTATGGCAGAAGGAGATGCTGTTTTCAGTTCTGTCTTTATTCGAGGGAGCATCAATCAACAATCGGAAGAAAAAGTACCTCGTCAATTTCTCAGTGCTGTTCCAGCCAGGACAAAGGAATTCCCTCAAACGGGTAGTGGTCGTTTGGCCTGGGCAGAAGCAGTAATGGATGAAGGAAATCCTCTCACGGCCCGGGTTATTGTTAATCGCTTATGGCATCATGTATTTGGCAGAGGAATCGTAGAATCCGTTGATAATTTTGGCTTACAGGGAAAATTGCCGAGCCATCCGGAACTCCTGGATTACCTTGCAGTCAAGATGAAGGAGGAAGGCTGGTCAATAAAGCGAATGCTTAAACATATGCTATTGACAGAAGCATTCCAGCGTTCTACCGTAGCAGTGCCCGAAAGCCAGCAAAAAGATCCCACGGATGTTTATCTGCATCATTTCCCAATCCGAAGATTGGAAGGAGAGGCGATACGAGATGGCATGCTGGCCGTATCGGATTGTATGGATTCGACCCTTTATGGAGAGCCGATTCCTCTTCATTTGACTCCTTTTATGACGGGTAGGGGAAAACCGCGTATTTCCGGACCTCTGGACGGTATGGGCCGGAGAAGTGTCTACACAGCTATTCGAAGAAATTTCCTTTCTCCTATGATGCTGGTCTTCGATGCTCCGATTCCCTTTTCCACTTTCGGCAAAAGACTTACAACCAATGTCCCCGCTCAATCCCTGACGTTACTCAATGATCCTTTTGTTCAGGATCAGGCCTACAATTTCGCCCTCAACCTGCTTACAAATGGCCCGGAAAAAATAGAAGATCGAATTGCTTTCATCTACTCAAGGGCGTTTAGCAGACAAGCCTCGGAAGAAGAAATCAAAAATGGCATCGCTTTCCTCCAAATGCAGGCCAAAGATCACCTATGCAGCTTGGAAGATATGAAAAATGATACCCGACTGTGGGCCGACTATTGCCATACCATATTTAACCTCAAAGAATTTATCCACTTGCTATGA
- a CDS encoding glycoside hydrolase family 88 protein, producing the protein MNTFRIIAISLFLSALFPACQEDIQRPENISKELLQHRLDMLVQRSLETYEQYPPIREKIYRSRSGFWTLRFAEESDWCSGFYPGILWQLYGYSSKEPLMIAAKAYTSFLQKEALKSDSHDIGFKINSSYGQAWKIRKEQEFKLTLIQAARSLSKRYDARMQAIKSWDYNPGHYQYPVIIDNLMNLELLFEASRLSNEPSFYRLARSHVETSLKHHFREDFSSYHLVNLDSMSGELLGKETNQGVSDESAWARGQAWGLYGMTLAYRYTRDSSYLRQAEGIADFFFNHPNLPEDFIPYWDFDAPDIPEAPRDVSAGVITASALFELATYSNNREEYLNWGDQVLLSLESSQYQASRLPFFLDKSTGNMPIEEEIEVPIVYADYYYVEALIRRLKFFP; encoded by the coding sequence ATGAACACATTTCGGATCATAGCTATCAGCTTGTTCTTAAGCGCCTTGTTTCCTGCTTGTCAGGAAGATATACAAAGGCCCGAAAATATCTCGAAAGAACTCCTCCAACATCGTCTGGATATGCTGGTTCAGCGAAGCCTGGAAACCTATGAGCAATATCCTCCCATACGCGAAAAAATATATCGTTCACGTAGCGGATTCTGGACCTTGAGATTTGCAGAGGAATCAGACTGGTGCAGCGGATTTTATCCAGGTATCCTCTGGCAGCTTTATGGATATTCGAGCAAGGAGCCACTGATGATAGCTGCCAAAGCCTATACTTCCTTTCTCCAAAAAGAAGCCCTCAAATCTGACAGCCATGATATCGGCTTCAAAATAAACTCCAGTTATGGACAGGCATGGAAAATCAGAAAGGAACAGGAATTCAAATTGACCTTGATACAGGCAGCAAGAAGTCTGAGCAAGAGATATGATGCGCGCATGCAAGCCATCAAAAGCTGGGACTATAATCCCGGACATTATCAGTATCCCGTCATCATTGACAACCTCATGAATCTCGAATTGCTCTTTGAAGCTTCCCGTCTAAGCAATGAGCCGAGTTTTTATCGACTGGCCAGGAGTCATGTTGAAACCAGCCTTAAACATCATTTTCGGGAAGACTTTAGCAGCTATCATCTTGTCAACCTGGATAGTATGAGTGGAGAGCTTTTGGGGAAAGAAACCAATCAGGGCGTCTCTGATGAATCTGCCTGGGCAAGAGGACAAGCATGGGGTCTTTATGGGATGACTCTGGCTTATAGATATACACGGGATAGCAGCTACCTCAGACAAGCGGAAGGTATTGCGGACTTCTTCTTCAATCATCCTAATCTGCCCGAAGATTTCATCCCTTATTGGGATTTTGATGCTCCTGATATTCCAGAGGCTCCGCGAGATGTATCGGCAGGCGTAATCACTGCTTCGGCTTTATTCGAATTGGCTACTTATAGCAATAATCGAGAAGAATATCTGAATTGGGGAGACCAGGTATTGCTAAGCTTGGAAAGCAGTCAATATCAGGCTTCCCGACTGCCTTTCTTTTTGGACAAAAGTACGGGCAATATGCCGATAGAAGAAGAAATTGAAGTGCCTATCGTCTATGCGGATTACTATTATGTGGAAGCCTTGATCCGAAGGCTAAAATTTTTTCCGTAA
- a CDS encoding DUF1501 domain-containing protein → MKNSHNYKKRMSRREMLSRFSNGFGSIALLGLMGSVPFGGNLMAKAATLAGAGDKAPHFTPKAKSIIFLYMDGGVSQVDAFDYKSRLIKEAGENPFDKFKVDATQFNNYGKLMPPQWEFKQRGESGMWMSDLFPHISTCVDDIAMINSMFAEFPEHTNANYFLHTGIGIQGRPSMGAWITYGLGSESENLPGYVVLDGGLTPPGGLDNFKNGFLPATYQASVLKASKVPLANILPHEYDDQLQLNKLKYMDQMDQSLLGKLGHADQVESTIANYELAYKMQSSIPELADLTGESDATKKLYGLESDDPNTVSYGTQCLLARRLVERGVRFIELTCPNVYADRWDQHNKLKEGHARNAHAVDQPIAGLIKDLKVRGLFEETLIVFAGEFGRTPFSQGTGGGRDHNPSAFSIWMAGAGIKGGTVYGKTDEYGYRVIENPTSIHDMHATMLHLLGIDHVRQTYRFSGRDIRLTDVHGHVIHDILA, encoded by the coding sequence ATGAAAAATTCCCACAACTATAAAAAACGGATGAGTCGGCGGGAAATGCTCAGCCGCTTTAGCAATGGCTTTGGCTCTATTGCCTTACTAGGCTTGATGGGCTCTGTCCCTTTTGGGGGGAATTTGATGGCGAAAGCAGCTACCCTGGCCGGAGCTGGAGATAAGGCTCCACATTTTACCCCAAAAGCCAAAAGTATCATCTTCCTTTATATGGATGGAGGGGTTTCACAAGTAGATGCATTCGACTATAAATCCCGACTCATCAAAGAAGCTGGCGAGAATCCCTTTGACAAATTCAAAGTGGATGCAACTCAGTTCAACAACTATGGCAAATTGATGCCCCCCCAATGGGAATTCAAACAGAGAGGCGAATCGGGAATGTGGATGAGCGATCTTTTTCCTCATATTTCGACCTGTGTAGATGATATCGCCATGATCAATAGTATGTTTGCCGAATTCCCCGAGCATACAAATGCCAATTATTTCCTGCATACAGGGATCGGCATTCAAGGCCGACCGAGTATGGGTGCATGGATTACTTATGGGCTGGGTAGCGAGAGTGAGAATCTGCCGGGCTATGTGGTGCTGGACGGAGGCCTTACTCCTCCCGGAGGCCTGGATAACTTTAAAAATGGCTTTTTGCCCGCCACTTATCAGGCATCTGTTCTCAAAGCTTCAAAAGTGCCTTTAGCCAATATTCTCCCACATGAATACGACGACCAATTGCAACTCAATAAGCTGAAATATATGGACCAGATGGATCAAAGTTTGCTCGGGAAACTTGGGCATGCTGATCAGGTCGAGTCCACCATCGCCAATTATGAATTGGCCTACAAAATGCAATCTTCTATTCCGGAACTGGCTGATCTTACAGGCGAAAGTGATGCCACTAAAAAGCTGTATGGCCTTGAGTCAGATGATCCCAATACGGTGAGTTATGGAACCCAATGTTTGTTGGCAAGAAGACTGGTAGAAAGAGGCGTTCGTTTTATCGAACTCACCTGCCCCAATGTCTATGCAGATCGTTGGGACCAACACAACAAATTGAAAGAAGGACATGCCCGGAATGCCCATGCTGTCGATCAACCCATAGCAGGACTGATCAAGGATTTGAAAGTTCGTGGGCTTTTTGAAGAGACCCTGATTGTTTTTGCCGGAGAATTTGGGCGAACTCCCTTTTCTCAGGGTACGGGTGGTGGCCGCGACCACAATCCTTCAGCTTTCAGCATTTGGATGGCAGGTGCAGGAATAAAGGGAGGAACGGTCTATGGCAAAACAGATGAATATGGATATCGGGTAATTGAAAACCCTACTTCTATCCATGACATGCACGCCACGATGCTTCACTTATTGGGCATCGATCATGTTAGACAGACCTATCGCTTCAGTGGAAGGGACATACGACTTACGGATGTACATGGACATGTGATACACGACATATTGGCTTAA
- a CDS encoding ABC transporter permease: MDKEELQDIWKRLLADYGMVLVLLALIAFFSIMTISEEEAKGKAAATELLTQINGEGQEQSVLILSNIGPDDLEMSASLAEKLRMAGHEVLAIVNADPPSVARQLRQLQEEGKAIDFIATTKNIAHWGVIQKASAKYSVAAEASIIQPSSGKFPRFLKRDNLRNIADRISVIAILAIGMTLVIITAGIDLSVGSLIALAAVSVSLFIQQMGADAAGGGALFMASVMAILLCGLMGFFSGALSTTFKITPFIATLAMMMIARGLAYKFSNVTTIPVNNEAFAVLGKGRFAGVPVSVIIMSLLYAGAWFLMHWTTFGRRIYAIGGNLEAARLSGVPVNKVLLWVYTICGLLAGLGGVITASNLAGGAATYGDYYELYTIAAVVVGGTSLMGGQGKIMGTLIGAFIIAVIQSGMNQLGIESNTQKIVFGLVIIGAIVSDKYKRKEITTSQLLFLLVGIGSAALAVYFFLQSIYPENFS, translated from the coding sequence ATGGATAAAGAAGAATTACAAGACATCTGGAAGCGCCTGTTGGCAGACTATGGCATGGTACTCGTTTTGCTGGCCCTGATTGCCTTCTTTAGCATCATGACTATCAGCGAGGAGGAGGCGAAAGGGAAGGCTGCTGCTACAGAACTCCTCACCCAAATCAATGGGGAAGGTCAGGAGCAATCTGTACTTATCCTTAGCAATATTGGTCCGGACGATTTGGAGATGTCCGCTTCTTTGGCAGAAAAACTGCGTATGGCCGGACATGAAGTTCTGGCAATTGTAAATGCTGATCCTCCCTCCGTTGCACGACAACTTCGACAACTCCAGGAAGAGGGAAAAGCAATAGACTTTATTGCCACTACCAAAAACATTGCGCATTGGGGGGTGATTCAAAAAGCTTCTGCCAAATATAGTGTTGCTGCCGAGGCAAGCATTATTCAACCTTCCTCCGGCAAATTCCCCCGCTTCCTGAAAAGAGATAATCTCCGAAATATAGCAGATAGAATATCAGTCATTGCCATTTTGGCTATAGGGATGACCCTGGTCATCATTACTGCGGGCATTGACCTCTCCGTAGGAAGTTTGATCGCTCTGGCTGCAGTAAGTGTTTCCCTCTTCATCCAACAGATGGGAGCGGATGCTGCGGGAGGAGGAGCTCTTTTTATGGCAAGTGTGATGGCTATCCTACTCTGTGGCCTGATGGGCTTTTTCTCGGGAGCCCTCAGTACTACCTTTAAGATCACTCCTTTTATCGCAACCCTTGCCATGATGATGATCGCGCGGGGGCTGGCCTATAAATTCTCAAATGTAACCACTATCCCTGTAAATAATGAAGCTTTTGCCGTCTTGGGGAAAGGTCGTTTCGCAGGAGTACCGGTATCCGTAATTATCATGAGCCTTTTGTATGCCGGGGCCTGGTTCCTGATGCACTGGACAACCTTCGGAAGAAGAATTTATGCCATAGGAGGGAACCTGGAAGCAGCTCGACTCTCCGGAGTACCCGTAAATAAAGTCCTGCTTTGGGTCTATACCATTTGTGGTTTGCTTGCCGGATTAGGAGGAGTTATTACCGCCTCAAATCTTGCCGGTGGAGCAGCTACCTACGGGGATTATTATGAGCTCTATACCATCGCGGCAGTTGTGGTTGGGGGAACGAGCCTCATGGGAGGTCAGGGAAAGATCATGGGAACCCTGATCGGAGCATTTATTATTGCTGTCATCCAAAGTGGTATGAACCAGTTGGGGATAGAATCCAATACACAGAAGATCGTTTTTGGCCTCGTCATTATTGGGGCCATTGTTAGCGATAAATACAAAAGAAAAGAAATCACGACTTCGCAATTGCTCTTTTTGCTTGTAGGAATAGGGAGCGCAGCTCTTGCTGTATACTTTTTCCTCCAAAGTATTTATCCCGAAAACTTTAGCTAG
- a CDS encoding HAMP domain-containing sensor histidine kinase — MRAIRIIGLFLLFFPISLLSIAQTTEIESLRQNIASTTTPNDSLDHSLTLAQKLRPFSTDSVRKYAEIALKLAEQTEDKVGQAKAYRHLSWSRGLMVQNIAQLIQDATQALELAKSAADSLEIHMAGLALSRGFLAIQKMPEAESFVKGALDYGQRNNLGKLVNQSYNSFAYLSILSDLNKSLEYRDLAIQQSLKNGDQHDLAFNYTQKAYILKFQKSDSVAHYLQLAREIYKQSPAPVYEGILLYNLAEYYGDLGYGDSLIYYGLKANDLSRQTNYVQVARVSKALLFAYYFNRQEYESAEPFARGALEIEKSRPSINYVSAFVDMARIQASLGRTDSARYYFKASEEALKVIPSPRFEVLVRSYYGEFLNNQKEYQAALGELTKANEISQGMQESAVQDFLLLKLADSHRNLRQYQQAKNYYREAIELGNTSNEADLLRDGYEGLKACDSALGNWASAFQNQQNYKIWADSFQRRSYNIQTAEMQTRFETVQKEAQITQLEQEQEIQNLELQQTETERNSLIGIVALLLIAGGIVFALLMQLRTRNTEIKAQREKLSVLNESKDRLFAMIAHDLRGPITGFQSVGKIFDHYVQKEDFSKLGAISQRINQQSNQLKQLLDNLLNWSLQQLGVYEAQASDIKLQGLGKEILDRYEAHAQAKGNELILSIPEELKWKGDKNGLSVVLNNLVGNAIKFTEQGQIELSARQNDGIVEISLSDTGKGMSPGQVQQLIKESKLSSERGTAGEKGTGLGFQIIHQLLDHWKGELKIESEEGKGSRFSIHLPIAPDFAKLST, encoded by the coding sequence ATGCGTGCGATCAGGATTATAGGCCTATTTCTTTTATTCTTTCCCATTTCTCTCCTATCTATAGCTCAGACTACTGAGATAGAGAGCCTTCGTCAAAACATAGCCAGCACTACTACCCCAAATGATAGTTTGGATCATAGCTTGACACTGGCTCAGAAACTGCGGCCCTTTTCGACAGACTCTGTCCGAAAATATGCAGAAATTGCCCTGAAACTGGCGGAACAAACAGAGGACAAAGTCGGACAGGCAAAGGCTTATCGTCATCTTTCCTGGTCCCGAGGCCTTATGGTGCAGAATATTGCCCAATTGATTCAGGATGCGACCCAGGCCCTGGAACTGGCTAAATCAGCCGCTGATTCTCTAGAAATTCATATGGCAGGTTTAGCCTTATCCCGAGGATTTCTCGCCATACAGAAAATGCCAGAAGCAGAAAGCTTTGTGAAAGGAGCTTTGGATTATGGACAAAGAAACAATCTAGGCAAGCTGGTCAATCAGTCCTATAATTCTTTCGCCTATTTATCCATCCTTTCAGACCTCAACAAAAGTCTGGAATACCGAGATCTCGCGATACAACAAAGCCTGAAAAATGGAGATCAACATGATCTTGCATTCAACTATACCCAAAAAGCTTATATCCTCAAGTTCCAGAAATCCGATTCTGTCGCTCACTATCTACAGTTGGCTCGGGAGATCTATAAACAAAGTCCTGCACCTGTCTATGAAGGTATACTGCTCTACAATTTGGCAGAATACTATGGAGACCTCGGATATGGAGACTCTCTTATTTATTATGGATTAAAGGCCAATGATTTATCCAGGCAAACCAATTATGTGCAAGTTGCACGGGTTTCGAAGGCCCTTTTATTTGCCTACTACTTCAACAGGCAAGAGTACGAATCGGCGGAACCATTTGCACGAGGTGCCCTGGAAATCGAAAAATCACGACCATCAATCAATTATGTATCTGCCTTTGTAGATATGGCTCGGATACAGGCCAGTCTGGGAAGAACAGATTCGGCGCGATACTATTTCAAAGCTTCTGAAGAAGCCCTCAAAGTGATCCCTTCTCCTCGTTTCGAGGTCTTGGTCCGATCATATTATGGAGAGTTTTTGAATAACCAAAAGGAGTATCAGGCCGCTCTAGGAGAACTAACCAAAGCCAATGAAATATCTCAAGGCATGCAGGAATCTGCTGTTCAGGATTTTCTCCTTTTAAAATTGGCGGATTCGCACAGAAATTTAAGGCAGTATCAGCAAGCAAAAAACTATTATCGGGAAGCCATTGAATTGGGTAATACCTCCAATGAGGCTGATTTATTGAGAGATGGATATGAAGGATTGAAAGCCTGCGATTCTGCTTTGGGCAATTGGGCATCTGCTTTCCAGAATCAACAGAATTACAAAATCTGGGCGGATTCTTTTCAGCGGAGAAGTTACAATATACAGACGGCTGAAATGCAGACCCGTTTTGAGACCGTTCAGAAAGAAGCTCAAATCACTCAGTTGGAACAAGAACAGGAAATTCAAAATCTGGAACTTCAACAAACAGAAACAGAAAGGAATTCACTGATAGGCATAGTTGCACTTCTATTGATTGCCGGGGGCATCGTTTTCGCCCTACTTATGCAATTGAGAACGCGCAATACCGAAATAAAAGCTCAACGGGAAAAGTTGAGTGTATTGAATGAAAGTAAAGATCGTCTATTTGCTATGATTGCTCATGATTTGCGCGGTCCGATTACCGGCTTCCAGAGTGTAGGGAAAATATTTGATCATTATGTACAAAAGGAAGACTTCTCTAAGCTGGGAGCAATCAGTCAGCGCATCAATCAACAATCCAATCAGCTCAAACAACTGCTGGACAATCTCCTGAACTGGTCTTTGCAGCAGTTGGGGGTGTATGAAGCCCAGGCTAGTGATATCAAATTGCAGGGATTGGGGAAAGAGATTCTGGACAGATATGAAGCGCATGCCCAGGCCAAGGGAAATGAATTGATCCTCAGCATTCCTGAAGAGCTAAAATGGAAGGGAGATAAAAATGGGCTAAGTGTAGTCCTGAATAATCTCGTAGGAAATGCCATCAAGTTTACAGAGCAAGGCCAGATCGAATTGAGTGCCAGGCAGAACGATGGCATTGTAGAAATAAGTTTATCTGATACTGGCAAAGGAATGAGCCCTGGACAAGTTCAGCAATTGATAAAAGAATCTAAATTGAGTTCAGAAAGAGGTACAGCAGGTGAAAAAGGAACTGGATTGGGTTTTCAGATCATTCATCAACTCCTGGATCATTGGAAGGGAGAATTAAAAATTGAAAGTGAAGAGGGCAAGGGATCTCGTTTCAGCATTCATTTGCCGATTGCCCCTGATTTTGCGAAATTGTCAACATGA
- a CDS encoding LytTR family transcriptional regulator DNA-binding domain-containing protein has protein sequence MSRESVRVFALEDDFFHQENLRITLEDLGYDLVGLEDKAEGMLPVVKEKKPDIVLLDIHLSGEESGIDLGHKINQQLPTPIIYITSFSDSQTFKKASLTHPYAYLTKPVEKLALQSSIELALQSTDDEAKESQEWESDILFRNFFFVKIGPKLVKIHPEEVLYIEVDGNRYCKIVTLDRQAHIRGTLPEIQRKLNPSPYIRVHKSFLINPLHLESIHQLNQTLKIGPHEIPLGKTYKESFYDRLNRL, from the coding sequence ATGAGTAGGGAATCTGTGCGCGTTTTTGCCCTGGAGGACGATTTTTTCCACCAGGAAAACCTGAGGATAACCCTAGAAGATCTGGGATATGATCTGGTGGGTTTAGAGGATAAAGCCGAGGGAATGCTTCCTGTCGTCAAGGAAAAGAAGCCTGACATAGTCTTGCTGGATATTCATTTATCCGGAGAAGAATCCGGCATTGATCTTGGGCACAAAATCAATCAACAGCTTCCCACCCCCATTATTTACATCACTTCCTTTTCCGATTCGCAAACCTTCAAAAAGGCGAGCCTCACGCATCCATATGCTTACTTAACAAAACCGGTAGAAAAACTGGCTTTGCAAAGTAGCATAGAACTCGCTTTGCAGAGTACAGATGATGAGGCTAAGGAAAGTCAGGAATGGGAGTCAGATATCCTCTTCCGAAATTTCTTCTTTGTAAAAATAGGCCCCAAACTGGTCAAGATCCATCCCGAAGAAGTCCTCTATATAGAAGTGGATGGCAACCGATATTGCAAAATCGTGACCCTGGATCGCCAGGCTCATATTCGTGGCACTTTACCCGAAATCCAAAGAAAGCTAAATCCTTCCCCTTACATTCGGGTCCACAAATCCTTTCTCATCAATCCCCTCCACCTGGAGTCCATTCACCAACTTAATCAGACCCTGAAAATCGGGCCGCATGAGATTCCGCTTGGAAAGACCTATAAAGAATCATTTTACGATCGGCTGAATAGACTGTAA